The DNA sequence AACACCCAGGGTGAACTGATCGCTGATCGTGACGACCTACAGCCGGTGGCCGACCCTCGCGTTCGGGCGTTGTTGCTCATGGCACCGTTGAGCTTGAAGTTCGGTCGTCATACCCTGGCTGACGTGCATGTACCGGTGTTGTTGTACAGCGGGGATGGGGACAAGCTGGTGGCCTTTGATAAGAATGCTGCGGCGTTGGCTCGCAAACTGCCCACGGCACCGGATTTCAAGACCCTGGCGGGGGCGGGGCATTTTGTGTTTCTGGCGCCGTGTACCGATGAGCAGATTGCGGCGATGCCGGCGCTGTGTACGGATGCTGATGGTGTTGATCGTAAGGACATTCATCGCACTATGATTTCGGAGGCTAGCCGGTTTTTCAGTGATGCCTTGGGTAAATCGACCCGGGCGGGGTTGAGGACGGCTGATCAATGATCGGTGGATTTGAGGCTGATTCTTTGTTCTGAGGTTTGTGTGTATATCCGTTTTTTTGTAACGGCGGCTGGCGGTTCCGCCCTTACGGCGGGTCACTTTCGAAAAGCGTGTACGGACCGGACACATGGTTGACACCTGTGCGGAGACATAGTGGACACATTATGCGCCGTAGTCAGGGTTATTCACGTCGAAGGTCCGTAAAAAGTGATGGCAGAAATAGACGTCAAACAAGCCATCGCTTTCAGCGTTAGGGCGTATTGCGATGTGCTGTCCTACCAGTCCTTTGGCGATGCTGAAGTAGCGTTTCTGGAAGCGAAATCGACTGTGATACACCTTGGCCAACACATCATCCGGACCATATTCAAACTCTGACAGTTGCTGCGGATACGCCCAGGGGCTGCTCCGATAGCGGTCCATAGGCACCTTGTAGCCCAGCGCCTGATGGGGGCGCTGCAGGTTATAAACCTCACGCCATCGATCAAAAGCCGATTGAGCGTCCATTAGCGTGGAAAAATGACGCCCATCCAGCACCTCTGCTTTGAGTGAGCGGTGGAAACGTTCGATCTTTCCATTGGTTTGAGGATGGCGAGGACGGCTGAAACTGATCCGGATCCCCAGGCGAATCAGCCAGATACTCAGCTCTGTCACTTCACCCGGATTGCGTGGCGAGCCCCAAGGTGGGCCGTTATCGACGTTGATACGCGCCGGCAAGCCATAGCGTTGAAAAACCTCGATCATCCTCTCCTTCACCGTGGCTCCCCGTTCGTTGTCACAAGCCTCAATGGCTAGGCTGAACCGAGAGTGATCGTCCAGCAGGGTCAGGGGATGGCATCGACCTTGTTGCAGCGCAAAATGCCCTTTGAAATCCATCTGCCAAAGATCATTAGGCGCGTCGTGTTCAAATCTCAGCGTTGCCGATTGCTCTCTCTGAGAAGGCTGGATCAGGCCGTGCCGGTGCAAGACATTGGTGACGGTGCTGGGGGCGATACGCTTTTCCAACAGGCTGCTAATCGTGCGTCCGCCCCATGCCGGATGGGCCTGCCTAAGGGCGACGACTTGTGCCTCCATGGCGGCCTGGGTCAGTTTGGGGCTGGTCGCGGGTCTGCGGGACTTCTCTTGCAGACCCTGCTGACCATGCGCCTTGTAGCGATCTAGCCACTTGTAGGCTGTTTGCGGGCTGATGCCGAATCGTCGACACAGCTCACGTTTATTGCTGCCGGGTTGCCGTGCTAAGGCAACGAACTCTTCTTTCAGGCTCATGGCGTCTCTCGTGGTCCAGGGCATGATGGCTTTCCGGCGAAATTGGCTCGCTGGAAAGTGTCCACCATGTCCCCGCACACCCGTCAACCATGTGTCCGGTCCGTACAAAAAGCGCGAAAGTAACCAAAGCGCTCATGCCCCACCACTCGGTGCCTCGCTAGGGCTCGGCATGCCCGAACGCAGGCATTGCTCCGTGGGCCGCCGCGAAGGGCCATCCATGGCCCAGCGCGGCTACCTCGGCATCCATGCCGAGGTGCCCACTGCGCAACACCTGCGTTCGGCCAGCGTGGTTAATGGGGCGTCGAGATCAAAAGCAAGATCAAGATCAAGATCAAAAGCAAAGCAGAGCGGGGGTATGTCCAGCCTCTGTGTGGCTGAACCACTGCTATCGCGAGCAAGCTCGCTCCCACATGGAGTTGTGGGTGTTCACAGCATCTGCACACGACACAAAAAAACTGTGGGAGCGAGCTTGCTCGCGATGGCGTCAGCACAGCCAACATCACCACAAACTGACCCTCCGCTTTCGCGAGCAAGCCCGCTCCCACAGGAGGAACGCATTCACGCTAAGCCAGGTCGGCTATAAGGCCGCCTCGCGTACGCTTTTGATCGTGGGCGCCCCGTTAAACCACGCTGGCCGAACGCAGGTATTGCGCAGTGGGCAACCCGGCATGGATGCCGGGTTAGCCGCGCTGGGCCATGGATGGCCCTTCGCGGCGGCCCACGGAGCAATGCCGGAGTGAGGGCACACCGAGCCTAGGCGAGGTGCCGAGTGGTGGGGCAAGAGCGTTTTGCTTACTTTTCGCCGGGCCGCGCAGGCTTCTCAAAAGTGAGCCGCTGTAAGAGCGGAACCCTAAGAAGCCGTTACCGCAGCAATGGATATGCACCCAAAACTACGCCCACAAATAAAGCCGCGCAACTATCGACCTCCCCCCGAAAAAACAGCAATCAATAATCGGCTCTGACGGCTCGACGCCGCAGCAGCAAAGTCAATCCCAACCCAATGATCGACAACAACGCAGCACAGAAAAAGATCGACGAATACCCAAGGTTCAAAGCCACCGCCCCCATCAACGGACCGGCAATCGCCAAGGCCAGGTCAAAGAACACCGCATAGGCACTCAACCCGGCACCCCGACTGGTATTCGGCACCTGCTTGATGGCCTCCACCCCCAACGCCGGATACACCAGCGACAGCCCGAAACCAGCCAGCCCCGCGCCGATCAGCGCGAACGCAGTGGAAGGCGCCAGCCAAAGCAACACCAGCCCCAGGGTTTCAATGCTCATGCAGACAATGGCCGAACTGAAACCACCGAAGCGGGCGATGCTGGAGATGAACAATAACCGCGCCAGAATGAAGCAGACCCCGAAGACCGTCAGGCACCAGGCCGCGCCGGTCCAGCCGCGACTGACGTAAAACAACGTGATGAACGTGGTGAGCGTGCCGTAGCCGATCGAGGCCAGGCTCAGGCTCGCCCCGTACGGCGCGATGCGCCCGAACACGGCCCAAAAAGGCAGGCGCTCGCCGCGAATCACCGGCACCGACGGCTTGTTGCGAATCATCAACAGCGCCGCACCGGCCAGCAACGACAAGGCGACGCCCAGGCTGGCGAAGCCCAGCTCACCGACCATCACCACCCCCAGCGGCGCGCCGATGGCGATGGCCCCGTAAGAGGCGATGCCGTTCCAGGAAATCGAGCGGGCCGTGTGTTCCACGCCGACCTGGCCCATGCACCAGCTGATCGTACCCACGCCAATCAGGCCTTGGGCCACGCCGAGCAACAAACGGCCGGCAATCAGAATCAGCAGGCTGGGTAGCGGGAAGCTTTGCAGTAAGGTCGAGATCAACGTCAGCACGCCGCTGAGCACAATCCCCGACAAGCCGTAGACGATCGCCCGCTTGGTGCCGACGCTGTCCGACAGTCGCCCGGCCATGGGCCGGCTGAGCAGTGTCGCCAGATACTGTGAGCCGATGGTCAGCCCGGCCACCACCGCGCTGAAGCCCAACTGTTCGTGGACATACCCCGGCAACACGGCAATCGGCAGGCCGATGCAGAGGAAGGCGATGAAGGTGTAGAAAACGATGGAGACGATCTGCAAGGTGATCGACAGGGAGCTGGGGGCGGAGGAG is a window from the Pseudomonas brassicacearum genome containing:
- a CDS encoding MFS transporter codes for the protein MPTPSSAPSSLSITLQIVSIVFYTFIAFLCIGLPIAVLPGYVHEQLGFSAVVAGLTIGSQYLATLLSRPMAGRLSDSVGTKRAIVYGLSGIVLSGVLTLISTLLQSFPLPSLLILIAGRLLLGVAQGLIGVGTISWCMGQVGVEHTARSISWNGIASYGAIAIGAPLGVVMVGELGFASLGVALSLLAGAALLMIRNKPSVPVIRGERLPFWAVFGRIAPYGASLSLASIGYGTLTTFITLFYVSRGWTGAAWCLTVFGVCFILARLLFISSIARFGGFSSAIVCMSIETLGLVLLWLAPSTAFALIGAGLAGFGLSLVYPALGVEAIKQVPNTSRGAGLSAYAVFFDLALAIAGPLMGAVALNLGYSSIFFCAALLSIIGLGLTLLLRRRAVRADY
- a CDS encoding IS481 family transposase, producing the protein MPWTTRDAMSLKEEFVALARQPGSNKRELCRRFGISPQTAYKWLDRYKAHGQQGLQEKSRRPATSPKLTQAAMEAQVVALRQAHPAWGGRTISSLLEKRIAPSTVTNVLHRHGLIQPSQREQSATLRFEHDAPNDLWQMDFKGHFALQQGRCHPLTLLDDHSRFSLAIEACDNERGATVKERMIEVFQRYGLPARINVDNGPPWGSPRNPGEVTELSIWLIRLGIRISFSRPRHPQTNGKIERFHRSLKAEVLDGRHFSTLMDAQSAFDRWREVYNLQRPHQALGYKVPMDRYRSSPWAYPQQLSEFEYGPDDVLAKVYHSRFRFQKRYFSIAKGLVGQHIAIRPNAESDGLFDVYFCHHFLRTFDVNNPDYGA